One genomic segment of Gopherus flavomarginatus isolate rGopFla2 chromosome 11, rGopFla2.mat.asm, whole genome shotgun sequence includes these proteins:
- the CASS4 gene encoding cas scaffolding protein family member 4 isoform X2, whose amino-acid sequence MKVNNTLAKALYDNKAECSDELAFRKGDILTVLEQNVLESEGWWKCSLHGRQGLAPANRLQLLAGSQAGMLPPSSVHDSQELPTCQQNIYQVPSAPKSSTLSPTYERMDSWIKPVCSPVSSPPTQEIYQVPALAAQLFSEKTQSLTNQHRFTLPTASRASIPYIQREVYDVPSPQHRVALCIQRCATPPTARKGSVPILYKEYIQEEQQQLYDIPSSLEKAEIYVQQDSPVGSVYDVPPTTARDHDISLQNLPQIKCLGHYNTLPNPRKSEWIYDIPVSPEKMGLKKDPSDSSLEKQVLYDIPPARYGTSLQNVPPTNIKSKSVNPQMYDVPPTQRKLTFPDISRYNVPSSRDMLLLQQNGNYHVPPSFLTPRVEQQNSEPNVYDIPKVLPTALQHRKGTEKNKSSFGNHTYNIPPQLSKDAKLEQDRLSVSSVDSRTSTLSTSSSTSAESSSMSSSEEPAKEINLELDLAIETLTKLQHSVSSSVASLMIFVSSRWRFQEHLETNLEEIHRAIDHIKVSLGEFLDFAQVIKVNASCVTDNNLQTRIKTQLKILKDSFQILVETREALNNCKWSLEVLVIKKPQNNPDDLDRFVMVARAIPDDIKRFVSIIIANGKLLFKKNSKEQEIKSPKIGTDHKMAKPIPIPRRRELDSLQRNTLDKPNKNKVYSEKSRENVTEDCDYVQLQKSPGLEQAQNPLSAKEVAKKNADLKTKVLPPSKKHNIQSNLVLAKKITLSENCRLYFGALHKAISVFTGSLSNNQPPEIFIAQSKLIIMVGQKLVDSLCQETQEKDIRNDILCSSSHFCSLLKNLAVATKNAAVRYPNAGAMQELQNQAKELSKYTQQFRAMME is encoded by the exons AATACTTTGGCAAAAGCATTATATGACAACAAGGCTGAGTGTTCAGATGAGCTAGCCTTTCGCAAAGGAGACATCCTAACGGTTCTTGAGCAGAATGTCTTAGAGAGTGAAGGATGGTGGAAATGTTCCCTCCATGGAAGACAAGGTCTAGCTCCTGCTAATCGCCTCCAACTCCTTGCTGGTTCCCAGGCAGGCATGTTGCCGCCCTCCTCTGTACATGATTCCCAGGAATTGCCCACCTGTCAACAAAATATCTACCAGGTCCCATCAGCTCCCAAGTCTTCCACATTGTCACCTACGTATGAACGGATGGACAGTTGGATTAAGCCAGTTTGTTCTCCTGTTTCTTCTCCACCTACTCAAGAAATATATCAGGTGCCAGCTTTAGCTGCACAATTATTCAGTGAAAAGACCCAAAGCCTAACCAATCAG CACCGGTTTACTCTTCCCACAGCATCTCGGGCCTCCATACCATATATACAAAGGGAGGTTTATGATGTTCCATCACCACAACACCGGGTGGCCTTATGCATTCAG AGGTGTGCCACTCCACCCACAGCCAGAAAGGGCTCTGTGCCGATCCTCTACAAAGAATATATCCAGGAAGAGCAGCAACAGCTTTATGACATCCCATCCAGCCTGGAAAAGGCAGAAATCTATGTCCAGCAAGACTCTCCAGTGGGCAGT GTGTATGATGTTCCCCCCACAACTGCAAGAGACCATGACATTTCACTACAAAATTTGCCTCAAATAAAATGTTTGGGTCATTATAACACCTTGCCAAATCCTCGGAAGTCAGAATGGATTTATGATATTCCGGTATCACCTGAAAAAATGGGTTTAAAAAAAGATCCTTCCGATAGTTCCCTGGAAAAGCAGGTGCTGTATGACATACCGCCAGCCAGATATGGTACTAGTTTGCAAAATGTTCCACCAACAAATATCAAAAGCAAATCAGTGAATCCACAAATGTATGATGTCCCACCAAcgcagagaaaattaacctttcctgATATCTCTCGTTATAATGTACCATCCTCACGTGACATGCTACTTTTGCAGCAAAACGGTAACTATCATGTTCCACCAAGCTTTCTGACTCCAAGGGTTGAGCAACAGAACTCTGAACCAAATGTTTATGATATTCCAAAAGTGCTGCCTACTGCTTTACAGCACAGGAAAgggactgaaaaaaacaaaagtagTTTTGGAAACCATACTTACAACATTCCTCCACAGCTGTCAAAAGATGCCAAATTAGAACAAGACAGGTTATCAGTTTCCAGTGTGGACAGTAGAACCAGTACCCTATCTACATCATCAAGCACTTCTGCTGAGTCCTCTTCTATGTCATCATCAGAAGAACCTGCAAAAGAAATTAACTTGGAGCTTGACTTAGCCATAGAGACATTGACCAAGCTGCAGCACAGTGTATCCAGTTCAGTTGCAAGTCTGATGATTTTTGTAAGCAGTAGGTGGAGATTCCAGGAACATCTGGAGACAAACCTTGAGGAAATCCATAGAGCAATTGATCACATAAAAGTATCTTTGGGAGAATTCTTGGACTTTGCTCAAGTCATCAAGGTGAATGCCTCTTGCGTCACTGACAATAACCTTCAAACCAGAATTAAAACACAACTGAAAATTCTTAAAGACTCATTCCAGATCTTGGTAGAAACAAGAGAAGCACTGAATAACTGCAAATGGTCACTGGAAGTCCTGGTCATTAAGAAACCTCAGAATAACCCAGATGATCTTGATCGGTTTGTTATGGTAGCCCGCGCAATTCCAGATGATATCAAGAGATTTGTTTCTATTATCATAGCTAATGGAAAGCTTCTCTTCAAAAAGAATAGCAAGGAACAAGAGATCAAGTCACCAAAAATTGGTACAGACCATAAAATGGCAAAGCCAATCCCAATACCCAGAAGAAGAGAACTTGATTCACTCCAAAGAAATACTTTGgataaaccaaacaaaaacaaagtctATTCTGAGAAATCAAGAGAAAATGTCACTGAAGACTGTGATTATGTTCAGTTACAG aagTCACCTGGGTTGGAACAGGCACAAAACCCCCTTTCAGCTAAAGAGGTGGCAAAGAAGAatgcagatttaaaaacaaag GTTTTGCCACCTTCAAAAAAGCATAATATTCAGAGCAACCTGGTCTTGGCAAAGAAAATCACTCTCTCAGAAAACTGTCGACTGTATTTTGGGGCCCTTCACAAGGCCATTAGTGTATTTACCGGTAGTCTTAGCAACAATCAACCACCTGAAATCTTCATAGCACAGAGCAAACTGATCATTATGGTGGGACAAAAGTTGGTGGATTCTCTCTGTCAGGAAACTCAAGAAAAGGATATTCGGAACGACatcctctgcagcagcagccattTTTGTAGCCTGCTGAAGAACTTGGCTGTTGCCACCAAAAATGCTGCAGTGCGGTATCCAAATGCAGGTGCCATGCAGGAACTTCAAAATCAAGCCAAAGAGCTGTCTAAATACACGCAGCAGTTTAGAGCGATGATGGAATGA
- the CASS4 gene encoding cas scaffolding protein family member 4 isoform X4 — MDKNTRINTAAKNTLAKALYDNKAECSDELAFRKGDILTVLEQNVLESEGWWKCSLHGRQGLAPANRLQLLAGSQAGMLPPSSVHDSQELPTCQQNIYQVPSAPKSSTLSPTYERMDSWIKPVCSPVSSPPTQEIYQVPALAAQLFSEKTQSLTNQRCATPPTARKGSVPILYKEYIQEEQQQLYDIPSSLEKAEIYVQQDSPVGSVYDVPPTTARDHDISLQNLPQIKCLGHYNTLPNPRKSEWIYDIPVSPEKMGLKKDPSDSSLEKQVLYDIPPARYGTSLQNVPPTNIKSKSVNPQMYDVPPTQRKLTFPDISRYNVPSSRDMLLLQQNGNYHVPPSFLTPRVEQQNSEPNVYDIPKVLPTALQHRKGTEKNKSSFGNHTYNIPPQLSKDAKLEQDRLSVSSVDSRTSTLSTSSSTSAESSSMSSSEEPAKEINLELDLAIETLTKLQHSVSSSVASLMIFVSSRWRFQEHLETNLEEIHRAIDHIKVSLGEFLDFAQVIKVNASCVTDNNLQTRIKTQLKILKDSFQILVETREALNNCKWSLEVLVIKKPQNNPDDLDRFVMVARAIPDDIKRFVSIIIANGKLLFKKNSKEQEIKSPKIGTDHKMAKPIPIPRRRELDSLQRNTLDKPNKNKVYSEKSRENVTEDCDYVQLQKSPGLEQAQNPLSAKEVAKKNADLKTKVLPPSKKHNIQSNLVLAKKITLSENCRLYFGALHKAISVFTGSLSNNQPPEIFIAQSKLIIMVGQKLVDSLCQETQEKDIRNDILCSSSHFCSLLKNLAVATKNAAVRYPNAGAMQELQNQAKELSKYTQQFRAMME; from the exons AATACTTTGGCAAAAGCATTATATGACAACAAGGCTGAGTGTTCAGATGAGCTAGCCTTTCGCAAAGGAGACATCCTAACGGTTCTTGAGCAGAATGTCTTAGAGAGTGAAGGATGGTGGAAATGTTCCCTCCATGGAAGACAAGGTCTAGCTCCTGCTAATCGCCTCCAACTCCTTGCTGGTTCCCAGGCAGGCATGTTGCCGCCCTCCTCTGTACATGATTCCCAGGAATTGCCCACCTGTCAACAAAATATCTACCAGGTCCCATCAGCTCCCAAGTCTTCCACATTGTCACCTACGTATGAACGGATGGACAGTTGGATTAAGCCAGTTTGTTCTCCTGTTTCTTCTCCACCTACTCAAGAAATATATCAGGTGCCAGCTTTAGCTGCACAATTATTCAGTGAAAAGACCCAAAGCCTAACCAATCAG AGGTGTGCCACTCCACCCACAGCCAGAAAGGGCTCTGTGCCGATCCTCTACAAAGAATATATCCAGGAAGAGCAGCAACAGCTTTATGACATCCCATCCAGCCTGGAAAAGGCAGAAATCTATGTCCAGCAAGACTCTCCAGTGGGCAGT GTGTATGATGTTCCCCCCACAACTGCAAGAGACCATGACATTTCACTACAAAATTTGCCTCAAATAAAATGTTTGGGTCATTATAACACCTTGCCAAATCCTCGGAAGTCAGAATGGATTTATGATATTCCGGTATCACCTGAAAAAATGGGTTTAAAAAAAGATCCTTCCGATAGTTCCCTGGAAAAGCAGGTGCTGTATGACATACCGCCAGCCAGATATGGTACTAGTTTGCAAAATGTTCCACCAACAAATATCAAAAGCAAATCAGTGAATCCACAAATGTATGATGTCCCACCAAcgcagagaaaattaacctttcctgATATCTCTCGTTATAATGTACCATCCTCACGTGACATGCTACTTTTGCAGCAAAACGGTAACTATCATGTTCCACCAAGCTTTCTGACTCCAAGGGTTGAGCAACAGAACTCTGAACCAAATGTTTATGATATTCCAAAAGTGCTGCCTACTGCTTTACAGCACAGGAAAgggactgaaaaaaacaaaagtagTTTTGGAAACCATACTTACAACATTCCTCCACAGCTGTCAAAAGATGCCAAATTAGAACAAGACAGGTTATCAGTTTCCAGTGTGGACAGTAGAACCAGTACCCTATCTACATCATCAAGCACTTCTGCTGAGTCCTCTTCTATGTCATCATCAGAAGAACCTGCAAAAGAAATTAACTTGGAGCTTGACTTAGCCATAGAGACATTGACCAAGCTGCAGCACAGTGTATCCAGTTCAGTTGCAAGTCTGATGATTTTTGTAAGCAGTAGGTGGAGATTCCAGGAACATCTGGAGACAAACCTTGAGGAAATCCATAGAGCAATTGATCACATAAAAGTATCTTTGGGAGAATTCTTGGACTTTGCTCAAGTCATCAAGGTGAATGCCTCTTGCGTCACTGACAATAACCTTCAAACCAGAATTAAAACACAACTGAAAATTCTTAAAGACTCATTCCAGATCTTGGTAGAAACAAGAGAAGCACTGAATAACTGCAAATGGTCACTGGAAGTCCTGGTCATTAAGAAACCTCAGAATAACCCAGATGATCTTGATCGGTTTGTTATGGTAGCCCGCGCAATTCCAGATGATATCAAGAGATTTGTTTCTATTATCATAGCTAATGGAAAGCTTCTCTTCAAAAAGAATAGCAAGGAACAAGAGATCAAGTCACCAAAAATTGGTACAGACCATAAAATGGCAAAGCCAATCCCAATACCCAGAAGAAGAGAACTTGATTCACTCCAAAGAAATACTTTGgataaaccaaacaaaaacaaagtctATTCTGAGAAATCAAGAGAAAATGTCACTGAAGACTGTGATTATGTTCAGTTACAG aagTCACCTGGGTTGGAACAGGCACAAAACCCCCTTTCAGCTAAAGAGGTGGCAAAGAAGAatgcagatttaaaaacaaag GTTTTGCCACCTTCAAAAAAGCATAATATTCAGAGCAACCTGGTCTTGGCAAAGAAAATCACTCTCTCAGAAAACTGTCGACTGTATTTTGGGGCCCTTCACAAGGCCATTAGTGTATTTACCGGTAGTCTTAGCAACAATCAACCACCTGAAATCTTCATAGCACAGAGCAAACTGATCATTATGGTGGGACAAAAGTTGGTGGATTCTCTCTGTCAGGAAACTCAAGAAAAGGATATTCGGAACGACatcctctgcagcagcagccattTTTGTAGCCTGCTGAAGAACTTGGCTGTTGCCACCAAAAATGCTGCAGTGCGGTATCCAAATGCAGGTGCCATGCAGGAACTTCAAAATCAAGCCAAAGAGCTGTCTAAATACACGCAGCAGTTTAGAGCGATGATGGAATGA
- the CASS4 gene encoding cas scaffolding protein family member 4 isoform X3 has translation MDKNTRINTAAKNTLAKALYDNKAECSDELAFRKGDILTVLEQNVLESEGWWKCSLHGRQGLAPANRLQLLAGSQAGMLPPSSVHDSQELPTCQQNIYQVPSAPKSSTLSPTYERMDSWIKPVCSPVSSPPTQEIYQVPALAAQLFSEKTQSLTNQHRFTLPTASRASIPYIQREVYDVPSPQHRVALCIQRCATPPTARKGSVPILYKEYIQEEQQQLYDIPSSLEKAEIYVQQDSPVGSVYDVPPTTARDHDISLQNLPQIKCLGHYNTLPNPRKSEWIYDIPVSPEKMGLKKDPSDSSLEKQVLYDIPPARYGTSLQNVPPTNIKSKSVNPQMYDVPPTQRKLTFPDISRYNVPSSRDMLLLQQNGNYHVPPSFLTPRVEQQNSEPNVYDIPKVLPTALQHRKGTEKNKSSFGNHTYNIPPQLSKDAKLEQDRLSVSSVDSRTSTLSTSSSTSAESSSMSSSEEPAKEINLELDLAIETLTKLQHSVSSSVASLMIFVSSRWRFQEHLETNLEEIHRAIDHIKVSLGEFLDFAQVIKVNASCVTDNNLQTRIKTQLKILKDSFQILVETREALNNCKWSLEVLVIKKPQNNPDDLDRFVMVARAIPDDIKRFVSIIIANGKLLFKKNSKEQEIKSPKIGTDHKMAKPIPIPRRRELDSLQRNTLDKPNKNKVYSEKSRENVTEDCDYVQLQVLPPSKKHNIQSNLVLAKKITLSENCRLYFGALHKAISVFTGSLSNNQPPEIFIAQSKLIIMVGQKLVDSLCQETQEKDIRNDILCSSSHFCSLLKNLAVATKNAAVRYPNAGAMQELQNQAKELSKYTQQFRAMME, from the exons AATACTTTGGCAAAAGCATTATATGACAACAAGGCTGAGTGTTCAGATGAGCTAGCCTTTCGCAAAGGAGACATCCTAACGGTTCTTGAGCAGAATGTCTTAGAGAGTGAAGGATGGTGGAAATGTTCCCTCCATGGAAGACAAGGTCTAGCTCCTGCTAATCGCCTCCAACTCCTTGCTGGTTCCCAGGCAGGCATGTTGCCGCCCTCCTCTGTACATGATTCCCAGGAATTGCCCACCTGTCAACAAAATATCTACCAGGTCCCATCAGCTCCCAAGTCTTCCACATTGTCACCTACGTATGAACGGATGGACAGTTGGATTAAGCCAGTTTGTTCTCCTGTTTCTTCTCCACCTACTCAAGAAATATATCAGGTGCCAGCTTTAGCTGCACAATTATTCAGTGAAAAGACCCAAAGCCTAACCAATCAG CACCGGTTTACTCTTCCCACAGCATCTCGGGCCTCCATACCATATATACAAAGGGAGGTTTATGATGTTCCATCACCACAACACCGGGTGGCCTTATGCATTCAG AGGTGTGCCACTCCACCCACAGCCAGAAAGGGCTCTGTGCCGATCCTCTACAAAGAATATATCCAGGAAGAGCAGCAACAGCTTTATGACATCCCATCCAGCCTGGAAAAGGCAGAAATCTATGTCCAGCAAGACTCTCCAGTGGGCAGT GTGTATGATGTTCCCCCCACAACTGCAAGAGACCATGACATTTCACTACAAAATTTGCCTCAAATAAAATGTTTGGGTCATTATAACACCTTGCCAAATCCTCGGAAGTCAGAATGGATTTATGATATTCCGGTATCACCTGAAAAAATGGGTTTAAAAAAAGATCCTTCCGATAGTTCCCTGGAAAAGCAGGTGCTGTATGACATACCGCCAGCCAGATATGGTACTAGTTTGCAAAATGTTCCACCAACAAATATCAAAAGCAAATCAGTGAATCCACAAATGTATGATGTCCCACCAAcgcagagaaaattaacctttcctgATATCTCTCGTTATAATGTACCATCCTCACGTGACATGCTACTTTTGCAGCAAAACGGTAACTATCATGTTCCACCAAGCTTTCTGACTCCAAGGGTTGAGCAACAGAACTCTGAACCAAATGTTTATGATATTCCAAAAGTGCTGCCTACTGCTTTACAGCACAGGAAAgggactgaaaaaaacaaaagtagTTTTGGAAACCATACTTACAACATTCCTCCACAGCTGTCAAAAGATGCCAAATTAGAACAAGACAGGTTATCAGTTTCCAGTGTGGACAGTAGAACCAGTACCCTATCTACATCATCAAGCACTTCTGCTGAGTCCTCTTCTATGTCATCATCAGAAGAACCTGCAAAAGAAATTAACTTGGAGCTTGACTTAGCCATAGAGACATTGACCAAGCTGCAGCACAGTGTATCCAGTTCAGTTGCAAGTCTGATGATTTTTGTAAGCAGTAGGTGGAGATTCCAGGAACATCTGGAGACAAACCTTGAGGAAATCCATAGAGCAATTGATCACATAAAAGTATCTTTGGGAGAATTCTTGGACTTTGCTCAAGTCATCAAGGTGAATGCCTCTTGCGTCACTGACAATAACCTTCAAACCAGAATTAAAACACAACTGAAAATTCTTAAAGACTCATTCCAGATCTTGGTAGAAACAAGAGAAGCACTGAATAACTGCAAATGGTCACTGGAAGTCCTGGTCATTAAGAAACCTCAGAATAACCCAGATGATCTTGATCGGTTTGTTATGGTAGCCCGCGCAATTCCAGATGATATCAAGAGATTTGTTTCTATTATCATAGCTAATGGAAAGCTTCTCTTCAAAAAGAATAGCAAGGAACAAGAGATCAAGTCACCAAAAATTGGTACAGACCATAAAATGGCAAAGCCAATCCCAATACCCAGAAGAAGAGAACTTGATTCACTCCAAAGAAATACTTTGgataaaccaaacaaaaacaaagtctATTCTGAGAAATCAAGAGAAAATGTCACTGAAGACTGTGATTATGTTCAGTTACAG GTTTTGCCACCTTCAAAAAAGCATAATATTCAGAGCAACCTGGTCTTGGCAAAGAAAATCACTCTCTCAGAAAACTGTCGACTGTATTTTGGGGCCCTTCACAAGGCCATTAGTGTATTTACCGGTAGTCTTAGCAACAATCAACCACCTGAAATCTTCATAGCACAGAGCAAACTGATCATTATGGTGGGACAAAAGTTGGTGGATTCTCTCTGTCAGGAAACTCAAGAAAAGGATATTCGGAACGACatcctctgcagcagcagccattTTTGTAGCCTGCTGAAGAACTTGGCTGTTGCCACCAAAAATGCTGCAGTGCGGTATCCAAATGCAGGTGCCATGCAGGAACTTCAAAATCAAGCCAAAGAGCTGTCTAAATACACGCAGCAGTTTAGAGCGATGATGGAATGA
- the CASS4 gene encoding cas scaffolding protein family member 4 isoform X1 encodes MDKNTRINTAAKNTLAKALYDNKAECSDELAFRKGDILTVLEQNVLESEGWWKCSLHGRQGLAPANRLQLLAGSQAGMLPPSSVHDSQELPTCQQNIYQVPSAPKSSTLSPTYERMDSWIKPVCSPVSSPPTQEIYQVPALAAQLFSEKTQSLTNQHRFTLPTASRASIPYIQREVYDVPSPQHRVALCIQRCATPPTARKGSVPILYKEYIQEEQQQLYDIPSSLEKAEIYVQQDSPVGSVYDVPPTTARDHDISLQNLPQIKCLGHYNTLPNPRKSEWIYDIPVSPEKMGLKKDPSDSSLEKQVLYDIPPARYGTSLQNVPPTNIKSKSVNPQMYDVPPTQRKLTFPDISRYNVPSSRDMLLLQQNGNYHVPPSFLTPRVEQQNSEPNVYDIPKVLPTALQHRKGTEKNKSSFGNHTYNIPPQLSKDAKLEQDRLSVSSVDSRTSTLSTSSSTSAESSSMSSSEEPAKEINLELDLAIETLTKLQHSVSSSVASLMIFVSSRWRFQEHLETNLEEIHRAIDHIKVSLGEFLDFAQVIKVNASCVTDNNLQTRIKTQLKILKDSFQILVETREALNNCKWSLEVLVIKKPQNNPDDLDRFVMVARAIPDDIKRFVSIIIANGKLLFKKNSKEQEIKSPKIGTDHKMAKPIPIPRRRELDSLQRNTLDKPNKNKVYSEKSRENVTEDCDYVQLQKSPGLEQAQNPLSAKEVAKKNADLKTKVLPPSKKHNIQSNLVLAKKITLSENCRLYFGALHKAISVFTGSLSNNQPPEIFIAQSKLIIMVGQKLVDSLCQETQEKDIRNDILCSSSHFCSLLKNLAVATKNAAVRYPNAGAMQELQNQAKELSKYTQQFRAMME; translated from the exons AATACTTTGGCAAAAGCATTATATGACAACAAGGCTGAGTGTTCAGATGAGCTAGCCTTTCGCAAAGGAGACATCCTAACGGTTCTTGAGCAGAATGTCTTAGAGAGTGAAGGATGGTGGAAATGTTCCCTCCATGGAAGACAAGGTCTAGCTCCTGCTAATCGCCTCCAACTCCTTGCTGGTTCCCAGGCAGGCATGTTGCCGCCCTCCTCTGTACATGATTCCCAGGAATTGCCCACCTGTCAACAAAATATCTACCAGGTCCCATCAGCTCCCAAGTCTTCCACATTGTCACCTACGTATGAACGGATGGACAGTTGGATTAAGCCAGTTTGTTCTCCTGTTTCTTCTCCACCTACTCAAGAAATATATCAGGTGCCAGCTTTAGCTGCACAATTATTCAGTGAAAAGACCCAAAGCCTAACCAATCAG CACCGGTTTACTCTTCCCACAGCATCTCGGGCCTCCATACCATATATACAAAGGGAGGTTTATGATGTTCCATCACCACAACACCGGGTGGCCTTATGCATTCAG AGGTGTGCCACTCCACCCACAGCCAGAAAGGGCTCTGTGCCGATCCTCTACAAAGAATATATCCAGGAAGAGCAGCAACAGCTTTATGACATCCCATCCAGCCTGGAAAAGGCAGAAATCTATGTCCAGCAAGACTCTCCAGTGGGCAGT GTGTATGATGTTCCCCCCACAACTGCAAGAGACCATGACATTTCACTACAAAATTTGCCTCAAATAAAATGTTTGGGTCATTATAACACCTTGCCAAATCCTCGGAAGTCAGAATGGATTTATGATATTCCGGTATCACCTGAAAAAATGGGTTTAAAAAAAGATCCTTCCGATAGTTCCCTGGAAAAGCAGGTGCTGTATGACATACCGCCAGCCAGATATGGTACTAGTTTGCAAAATGTTCCACCAACAAATATCAAAAGCAAATCAGTGAATCCACAAATGTATGATGTCCCACCAAcgcagagaaaattaacctttcctgATATCTCTCGTTATAATGTACCATCCTCACGTGACATGCTACTTTTGCAGCAAAACGGTAACTATCATGTTCCACCAAGCTTTCTGACTCCAAGGGTTGAGCAACAGAACTCTGAACCAAATGTTTATGATATTCCAAAAGTGCTGCCTACTGCTTTACAGCACAGGAAAgggactgaaaaaaacaaaagtagTTTTGGAAACCATACTTACAACATTCCTCCACAGCTGTCAAAAGATGCCAAATTAGAACAAGACAGGTTATCAGTTTCCAGTGTGGACAGTAGAACCAGTACCCTATCTACATCATCAAGCACTTCTGCTGAGTCCTCTTCTATGTCATCATCAGAAGAACCTGCAAAAGAAATTAACTTGGAGCTTGACTTAGCCATAGAGACATTGACCAAGCTGCAGCACAGTGTATCCAGTTCAGTTGCAAGTCTGATGATTTTTGTAAGCAGTAGGTGGAGATTCCAGGAACATCTGGAGACAAACCTTGAGGAAATCCATAGAGCAATTGATCACATAAAAGTATCTTTGGGAGAATTCTTGGACTTTGCTCAAGTCATCAAGGTGAATGCCTCTTGCGTCACTGACAATAACCTTCAAACCAGAATTAAAACACAACTGAAAATTCTTAAAGACTCATTCCAGATCTTGGTAGAAACAAGAGAAGCACTGAATAACTGCAAATGGTCACTGGAAGTCCTGGTCATTAAGAAACCTCAGAATAACCCAGATGATCTTGATCGGTTTGTTATGGTAGCCCGCGCAATTCCAGATGATATCAAGAGATTTGTTTCTATTATCATAGCTAATGGAAAGCTTCTCTTCAAAAAGAATAGCAAGGAACAAGAGATCAAGTCACCAAAAATTGGTACAGACCATAAAATGGCAAAGCCAATCCCAATACCCAGAAGAAGAGAACTTGATTCACTCCAAAGAAATACTTTGgataaaccaaacaaaaacaaagtctATTCTGAGAAATCAAGAGAAAATGTCACTGAAGACTGTGATTATGTTCAGTTACAG aagTCACCTGGGTTGGAACAGGCACAAAACCCCCTTTCAGCTAAAGAGGTGGCAAAGAAGAatgcagatttaaaaacaaag GTTTTGCCACCTTCAAAAAAGCATAATATTCAGAGCAACCTGGTCTTGGCAAAGAAAATCACTCTCTCAGAAAACTGTCGACTGTATTTTGGGGCCCTTCACAAGGCCATTAGTGTATTTACCGGTAGTCTTAGCAACAATCAACCACCTGAAATCTTCATAGCACAGAGCAAACTGATCATTATGGTGGGACAAAAGTTGGTGGATTCTCTCTGTCAGGAAACTCAAGAAAAGGATATTCGGAACGACatcctctgcagcagcagccattTTTGTAGCCTGCTGAAGAACTTGGCTGTTGCCACCAAAAATGCTGCAGTGCGGTATCCAAATGCAGGTGCCATGCAGGAACTTCAAAATCAAGCCAAAGAGCTGTCTAAATACACGCAGCAGTTTAGAGCGATGATGGAATGA